The genomic window GGGAGAGTCTAACTGAAGATCCGCTTTAACACCTCCTCGATGTTAGACAAAACTGGAGTCCTAACCGCTGACCTATAGGGTCTACCCCATGACATGTAGAAGTCCCAGTGTTGCTCGATCGAGATGAAGAAAAAtgctccttccagttgtgaattgaGGAAGGAGCATATTGAAAGAGACGATGTCCCCATCGAGGAAAAATATACCACCATCCATTCTCTGTGGGATGTTCTTTTAATGTGAAGGAGGCCCGAAGAAGACGGGAGGTCGGCTTGACCCTAAGGAGAAGGCAATGAGTGAAGAAGCCTATAATCTGGTGCCACGAGTTCGGTACGACACcacagaaacttattttatataatttaagaAATTTTACTATGCGGTAGTGGAAGGGCAACCAAACTCCGGCCTTCAGAACTTCCTCATATAGACCAACCTGGCCTGGACGAGGAAAAGCTATTCTTTCGTCTGGAACGGCCACCTCGAATttatactcaaaagaaatttggTATTTTAATCTAAGGACTTCTAAGTCCTCAGAGGTAAGGACAGAATCTACCCTATATGGACCGAAGTCCGGAACCTCGGGTCTTCCCGAAGAACAAGCTATGTCGGATTCaggtctatatttttaatattatctcCCGAGCTTAATGTCTCGGAGGTAACACTCCTAACGTCATCGTCTAAGCTTGATGCCTCAGGGCTCACACTCCTAACGCCGTCACCTGTGCTTCAGGTGTCGATAGAAAAGCTAGAGTCACTCATAGCTGAAAAAAAAGGGACTGACCTAAAAGTGAAGTGGTCGAGCAAATAGGGGATGAGGAACAAAGGAAGACCAACTAGCTCGGCTTTACTTGAGCAGGTTTGTAGAATCACCAAAGTGCCAGAGTTATCCcttttgaatagtagaagcagtAAAAAGGAAGTTACCATGGTTCTATTTATAGAACCCCAGAACAGCTCCGATCTACTGACAATTTACCTCCTCTAGCTGATATTTGATAAGTGTTGCCTGATGATTGGTCGAAGTAGGGCTTCCACGGATCTGAGAAATCGATGCTCCAGATTCAAAGATGGTTTGCCTCAATCATTCAATTCTTGACGTGCATCCTTAATGAACAGTGATCCTCTCAGCCTCAATCTCGAATTCAATACTCTCTTCGATCGATCTATTTGCAGCTCAACCTTAAGAGTGGGGGGCATCCATTGTAGATCTGTACCTTAACCTTCGTCTAAACAATCTCATCACTATCAAGTAAGTTATAGTTAAGCTACAAGAGATGGCATTTGCTGGATTGGATAGATATAGTGATCGCCTAGTATAATTCATTGGATTAGCGGTAGATCTTTTTCCTTAGTCTGATCCTTTTTTTGCCTCGACGGATGACCTACTTCAAGCCGATCAACTTCAAATAGCAAGACCCTACATTCTTCGGCTTTGACAACCTACTAGGTCGGCTGTTGCCAAGAAAGACCTATTAGGTCGATCCTTATTAAACTATTACATCTGTCTACaggttctttttttttcaaatctggaaAGTCTATATAAAGTAGAACTCCTCTGTGATCGAATCTCTCGTAAAAAGAAAACTCCTCCTCAAAATCTATCTGTCCAACAAATTCGAAAATCATCCGCACTTCGAGTCGAATATGTCTCAAACTCCTCTTCTATAAATTAAAGGCTCCAGAACCCTCCAACAGTATACAATCAATTGACTTCTAACTCTTTTCTCTCATCGTTttttatcttttgacttgagTGTTGGAGAGTTTACACCCGAGCCAACTCTCTGGTGTAGACTTGTTTTGTAGGTATTCGAATGAAGTTTCAATTGTGGATCTGCATCGGCCATGACTATTTTGGCATTCGACCTCAGATGGAGAGAACAAcagcaacacacacacacatatatatatatatatataaacaaaaaGCTTTAAAACTAAGCTATCATATAAGAACTCGTTAATTTTTGATAACTTTTTTCGGAGCATGGTATTAGAGTGATTCAAGTGATTCATGACATTGGGAGCTTAGCAATCTAGTCATTGGTGTACTAAGCATGATGTTGGGTCAGACAAAAGCATCATCCTTATCAGAGTTGTTGGCAAGGGTCCACAGGTCTAGTTTCTAAAAGGTAACCGGTGCTCTGTGTTATTGTTATCCTCGTCTAAAAGTCTTTATAGGTTAAAGCTCATACAGCTGGAAATAGATCAGATACAAATGAGATAgtaatatatctatatctatatttaatttatttaataaataaaaatatttatatgaataattatatgcaaaaatttatatctaaatttgattgaaataaacatagatataaattaaatatcaaaattatgaatataaatataaatataagttgaatgattaaattttataaccataaaatcaaaaatattactagaTGAATAATGAATCAAGTTAACAGTATATTAAtataatcatttatttttttaaaaaattcataaatattatataaaattaaataaaattataaataaaatcgaATCTTTGATACGGAATAGATAATATCTATCAATATTCATAtcctttttttaataaatatgaaTACAAACACAGATGTTAATTAGatacttaaatttttattcatatctgaataaatttaaatataaaaataaattaaaataaatattatctgatctATTTCCATCCATAAAAGCTCACCATATGGATGGGCAGCAAGAAAGCAAATGCTTCCCTTCGAAGCTCCATACTCTCTaaatctcttatttttattttatctacgGCATCTTGAATCTGTAACTGATATCTTCTTGTCATGTCATAAGATACATACTATATGtacaattttatttaatttaacaaTATCAAAGTAATGATAATAGCTTATTTGAGATGTTTTTATAAGATTAGACGTACCATTGCAACTTTTAAAAGattgaggatttaaataattttgtaatcaaacCTTAGAaactaatttaataattaaatatttttaattatcaagAAAAATATTGCCATGTATCTTCTTAACTTctgtaaaataaataaataaataaataaaaacattCAAATTGAAAAATGGTCTTCTAATCTATGATGTTGAGAGTTCAAACTCAATGGCAAGTCATCAATAATTTAACCCCAAGACAAATCGTAAAATGGGTATATATAAAGCTACCATTACACCATAATCTGTCTGATAAAGGCCAGGACCTGTTTTAGATAAACAAATCCTTCACACGACTGGTCTCAAGAAAAAACCACTCTTAACATTCCTGCAGCTATTTTCAGAGAACAGAATAATTTCACCGCTGATtgtagaagaagaacaaaaagtggACAGAAGCATGTACGTATACACAAACAGCCATCATGATTAAGCTAGTTAGCGTACAAAATTGTGAaaaaaactttttaaaaaatGCCTTGGCGAGTGGCGACTCatctgaataaaattttttaaaagaaaaaagggcTCCGAATTAAGCTTTTTCTCGTCAAACCCTTCCGAGAAGCCGTGGAGACCAACAGCCCCACCCCCAAACACACCACCCAAATCCCCAAATCCACCGCCCACCTCACCCCTTCCATCTCTAACCCATCCCCACCCTTCATTCCCTCGCCCTCCTCCGACTCCCCACCGTCCGATCCCACCACCTCCCACCCCTCCATTTCTTCACAATCAAAGCAATCCCAGCCGTCCATTTCCTCTGGAATCTGCTCCAGCTTCGAACAAAACCCCCTCCGCttcttcctcatcctcctcctctccCCCGCCGCCGGCGACCCCATCTCCACCTTCTCCCTCATTATCACCCCTTTCTCCCCGGCCACCCACACCTCCGCTGCCGCCACCCCCATCTCCGCCTCCGTGGCCCAGCGGCACTCCATTCTCCAACACCCGACGCCGCCGACACGCTGGAACACCCCTTTTAGAGCCTTCTGCGCCCCGATATACGCCTCGAATCGCAGCCCCTCTCCGGCCCGCACCCGGTCCGTGCTCGCGTACACCACCTCTTCCGCCTGCTCCCCGGACCGCACCCGGTGCAGCGCCACGATCGCCGTCGCGTCCGCCGGGATCCTGTCATCATTGACCTCGATCAAATCCTCACTGATCCTCGGAATGTAGACCAGCGTCAGCGTTTGAGGCAGCGCTGTACGGTGGCCAAAGGCGGCGGCGGTGAGGGAGAGGCGGAGGTAGAAAGCTCGGATCTTGAGGCGGTCGCGCTCCTTCGGATAGGGGAAGAGATCGGCGAACTCAGTGGTCGAATGGCACATCGTTCGtttgttttttttcctttccctCTCGGGAGACGTAGTGTTCAGGAGAGGTACAGGGACGATGGTTTATTAGAGGAGGGGAGGCGGTTTTAGGAAGGCAAAACTGGGGGCTTGGAGAAAAAGACGATATATTATTAGAAAGGGCCCACGGATTGCCCACGGATTTCCTTTTTCCGGCTAAGTTCCCATCGGAAACGAGGGACGAAGGCGTGCGCCCAGCACACGGTTTCGGTGCGGACGTGGACGTGGAGGGAATTGGACACGAGTCATGGATGGAACGGACGGCGGTAGGGTATTTGGAAGGTAGCGTAGCCGCGTGATTAGTCGGCGTAAGACGGGACTCGGGTTGGCGTCGTCTGGGTTCGGGCTTTGAGACGGTGAACCTTGGCTGCAGATGGATCCCCGTGGTGAGGCGTCTCTAGGGGTGAGCGTGATCCTATTTAGACTGATTTCATGTCCGAATCTAAATCGAATTAATcttaaataatttgatatttttaaaaatcaaatcaataaaaaattaaaattaaataaaattaatataatttaaataatttaatttattaatttatattattattattattttataaattacgaagatttattttttttcacataaaagtatcatcaaaaaatttatcaagtaaaataatttaaattgatataagatattaccactcaataaaataaaatttttaaacaaatacCATCGTTAAGGATTAAAATAAAGATCTCCAACacgttataaaaaaataaataatataataagttACTTGATGTTTATGACTaatcaatataaaatcaaattgataaacaacatcataaattttaaattattttttaatatattaatatttaaatataaataatatcctaatcaaaatgatgttattttattaaaatcggTTTTTGAGATTCGATTTGATTTGAGAATgattttatttattgataaatctaaatcaatctaattttattttttatatatcaaaaattaataaaattaaattaaataaaattttaaatctaatcaaatgtaCGATTTGAATCGGTTTTATCGGTTTGATCGATTCAGATTCAGTTTTTACTCACCCCTGGATCTCTCGCACGGTggtatgttatttttttttttttccttctttttgtaaCATTATGTTGGTTTTCATTAGATGGTCCTGtagtgaaaatttagtgcagggacaaaatgataattttaaaatcttttcaaaattactattttacagcgaaattattaattaatcttattaattaatactaattaaccttacactaggatctacatatgatacaacagcatgcatttaaatttgaaattcaaatttgaatcagtaaaccttttacagtactgtgttcagaacacatcaccttttgcgggtagtcgatcaccacaatctaatcatcgtcggggggctctgatcgtcacgtcgcagccacacaaatgtctggtctctgcggatcgtccacatgaagctcccgtctgatcagctcctcacgaatgctagttcgtgatttcacccttttgatggcagatgttgatcgaactccttcgatcaatgtgtgccgactcttcggatgctccggatcatttgcacggttgcttgagaggctgatggatctctccctgaaatttggtggactcacgacactcgtggcacaccaatctcacttcccaaaccctaggtagaaaccctagggtacacactagaaaccctgcgctcaattttctttcttttctttctttttctctcggaaggttttggaccttcaccttgcgcacaaactttcctcacgccccaaagtttctctcctaaaatttctacgcacgtcccacctttctcctctttttaaaacaacgtcgaacgtgtcttatccgcgtgagaggataaagataagtggttgcatatttgaattcaaatcaaatttgaattcaaatgcaaaaccaactcatccctatccacttgtgcgggagaagagaaggggcgtgagttgatttgtgcatggagagtttacacgagaaacattttctcgtgtaaaatatggggcgcacaagataagaccatggcgcatggattagttggttgctcattcaaattcaaactttcttttgaatttgaatggccaaccaacttatttttatccagatatttggcgcacaagggtgggcgtgggatggcttctgcgtgaagaaaattcacgagaagttgcttctcgtgaatttaaatatgcacagaagaagtgaggtggcgcagggagaaaagttaaggtagtttgaacctaattgagccaacctaatctaaataggttaagcacaattagaataaattaaatccaacttaattaggcttaattaggctcaataaaatcctaatcaaatcaggaattaactaaacctaacccctgatcaaatcagggactaaaccaccttagcgattaggtcaacatttaacctaatcgggtcaatccaaactgaatccaattcaattggacttgatccaaaaataattactcaatcaaattgagttaattagtgatcaaatcactaattaaacctctcataaatattgagtccaaatccgatgggcaatcaggcatcagagaccatcgatatgaaaccctgatcaaagagttcaaatttcaaattcaaaatttaaaattcaaaattttgaccccggtacccaaaatgtgtggaactcatgatcagagaatcctaattctcaatcatagagttccagacacataagactcataatcagccatttgatcagaaaggaaccactaatgtgtgtgaccccgcaggttcgaacctaagccggtagcacaggaaccaattcctgtactaatcgaagtgaccatctagcaatggtacccgatgaccggataggtcgaataatcgcaatcgcaatattcagaacctacgtgaatatggttaccgtataattcatcccttttgacccctgtgtttaggatgactccgggttaaactgtcaaccctgatgatatcatccgaatcgtgctcaactcaattagtcctgtgactcctcactaggactaccctggccaaggttttgctaaattaaaatacgactgtacacagctcctaaactggagtggtcaatcccatcttgacacacgcaccgacaagtcaagtacttgactacacccagcagccttccgtcattgaattagaaattcaggtagtccagtgcctaagtgcagtgagttgcttgcaagtcaccgtggcggtctcaggtcggagggacatttatacccatatcccatcggagcaaatcttgacagcagaaatagcttcggagttggtcacgttcagtgcagatgtaccattacatctcatctgtatgccataccagtgtctccacactctttggttatgaggacaaccaacccatatggcacacaatgacctatgctcgataaacgttgtcgtccttggtaacaacgtatcatttggtcgcgaacatgtttaaggactaagcgacaaatcctcctttgtcgagtctaaatagtcctaaggacttcatcacaacacaggagttcattagaagataaaatatttgtgatgaaaaaatattaaaataatttttatttatttataatttatgtactaatataaaagaagtacaatcgtcaacagactgacgattgattttgagatacTATTCTCAACAGGTCCTACCTCACGTATATGGAGTTTGGATGGCGAATTTATGGGGAATGCTGTCTCGGTGTGAACTGGTGATCCGGCTGCTTCTGCGTTCCGCATTGGCCGTTTGTGGGTGGGTGAGGATTGACTTCGTTCGGCGCGGAGACCTTGGCAATTGCAGCACGGGATTCTGATGTATATGGCGTGAGAAATCAAGTGATGCTGGTTTCATACTTCCACATACAGACAACACAGGTAGCACTAACGCGTGGTAAATAGTAAGTATTAAATAATAATGGTAATGCACTCAGCGCatgtttatatttatatatatctatgtatgtatgtattatatatgtgcatatgcagagatatatgcatatatattaaattgattgtacatgaatttttaaaaaattattatatataaaaaaatattaatatccatttgcataaatttttttgaaaaataagttttaCTACAATACTCCAAAAAGTATTTTAATCCTTGCGCTGCTGTTTCATCTTCGACTGTTTGATTCAATATGGCCGGCTTAGATTAGATTAGGAATAACCAATTATAGCAGTTAGATATATGGCTAGTGCGATAAATATTTTAAACTTCAAATTCATTTTAATATTGAAATTGATCGCAAATCTAATAGTCATCTGGCGCTTTAGGGGCTTCTTTTCAACATGTTTCTCcctcctcaacccaaaacttaatcctTGTGTTTGGCTTCCTCATGGTGTCACTATTTCTCATCATGCATTGCCATTGTCTATAGGTATGAGAGataaagatagagagagagagagagggaggaggagaagaaagagataTCAAAAATAAAGTTCTAGGCGCACTGGCTATGGTGGAAGTGGAGGAGCGGTGCTTGATAATAGTAAGGATGCTACAGATGGGGAGGTGCTTGAGGGTGCAAAAAAGGGAGGACAAGGAGGATGCGGTCTTCCTCCTCCTTAGATCGTTAGGGCACCCTCTTGCAGGCCCTCCAACAATCGACCGCCAAATGTGACATATCCTCTATAGCTCTCCATCACCTTATCCACCTCATCTACGAGACACCATAAAATTGCTATCTACCTTGACTTCCTTACTAACTTTATCATTTATGACAATCTTGCCCCCGTCTAGATACATCTCTCACCCTCTTCGACTGTATCTCTACCTGATAGTATTGTGTTGCCACTACCTCTATCAATTGCTCTGACACCTCCTATGTAAGGAGATTATCACCTCCTCAGCCTCCACCTCTACTCTTTTATCCCCTCCCTCTCCAAGCCAAAGCCTCTTCCTCTCTGTTTGCCTCCTCTTGCTCCCGGAGGCGTAGGTGGTGGGCAGTGCAACGGCTTGCATCCACCATGAAGATGAATTTGGCAGAGCATAActaaaataacaaaaatattctatatcttcaaaaaaatgaaaataagaaGGTTGGTGAcagtaatatattaataattaaatatcttaattatcttgatttattgaacaatcaaaatatatcctcattttttataaaataatataaatgagtACCATAGCAAATAccctgaaaaaaattatatttattttatattttaaaaagataatttgcatAACTTTTTAGAGAGTAATATAAAAGGGTAATAaagttattttatattaaaaatattttatttattaaatttgtcATTCTAAAATCTAACAAGATGATTACATTTGCAAAAACAGGAAGGCTTGAAGGATCTATATATAGAATTTATGAAGGGTAAATATGCAATAAGTCATATTTACAATGGTGTATATATGCTAAGAAAACTCTTTTATATCTTTGGGTTAGGCCAGTCATGATTTTTTAATCATTGTCCGGCAATAATCTTTGTTATGCTAGGTGCCATGAATTATAATAGAATAGTAACTAAACAGCACCCGTCATTAATTTTATTAATGGATGCCAATAACGTGACTCAAAATTTTCTGTTACTATATTAAAAAGAATGTTGGGTCTTTTGAGTTTGTCAAATTTACTCATtccttgcatatcatttgattcatgaaaaaatatattatataactaTTGCGGTCAATCTTCTATTGCATCTGTcatcggtgaagagcacctgcaaaataaaatTCATATTGACTGAAATTATGTACGATGGGATCCTTTGATGCTTAAAACAGTAGGAAATAGTCAAacagaaagtaaaaaataaaaagtggtaGAGTATCAGCCCAAAAATATCCTATCCTTGCTGTTCGTTTACCTCTCTTTTATAAATAATCTGCTAGTAATTATTTGTAACGGTTAAGCATGTGGATCCCGCTTATTCCGATATTATGTGATCGTAGAATGGACGGTTAAGGCCCTCTGATGAATGATGTATATGACTATTATACGCTTTCTGCACTGACGGTTTCTGATATGCCGACTTTATATCAGTAGTCTGAATGCGTCGACTGTATGTCGGAGATTGTAGAAATCTGAATGACCATCGGTTGGTGACTCTGATATACCGATTGGTCATCGGTTATGAAGTTGGTTGTC from Elaeis guineensis isolate ETL-2024a chromosome 4, EG11, whole genome shotgun sequence includes these protein-coding regions:
- the LOC105037567 gene encoding uncharacterized protein, giving the protein MCHSTTEFADLFPYPKERDRLKIRAFYLRLSLTAAAFGHRTALPQTLTLVYIPRISEDLIEVNDDRIPADATAIVALHRVRSGEQAEEVVYASTDRVRAGEGLRFEAYIGAQKALKGVFQRVGGVGCWRMECRWATEAEMGVAAAEVWVAGEKGVIMREKVEMGSPAAGERRRMRKKRRGFCSKLEQIPEEMDGWDCFDCEEMEGWEVVGSDGGESEEGEGMKGGDGLEMEGVRWAVDLGIWVVCLGVGLLVSTASRKGLTRKSLIRSPFFF